The following are from one region of the Salvia hispanica cultivar TCC Black 2014 chromosome 1, UniMelb_Shisp_WGS_1.0, whole genome shotgun sequence genome:
- the LOC125189247 gene encoding glycine-rich protein 5-like, protein MALKLVLVFFVVMSANIFTSSTARNLGVSDEKQIVVPPFIGGDIGIDIGEGGGGANGGLIGIDIDGGGNGGVGGGIGIDIGGGNGGFGIGIGGIP, encoded by the coding sequence ATGGCTTTAAAGTtggttcttgttttttttgttgtgatgAGTGCTAATATTTTCACTTCTTCCACTGCAAGAAACCTTGGTGTTTCTGATGAAAAGCAGATTGTAGTTCCTCCATTTATTGGTGGAGATATCGGTATAGATATTGgtgaaggaggaggaggagctaACGGAGGATTAATTGGTATAGATATTGATGGTGGAGGAAATGGTGGAGTTGGTGGAGGAATTGGTATAGATATTGGTGGAGGAAATGGAGGATTTGGTATAGGAATTGGTGGAATTCCTTGA